The window CTGCCCGGGAGAACATCGGCGACACCGTCGCCGCCCGCGCCATGATGTGCATCCACGGCGGCGCAGGCTTCGGCAAGACCCTCGCCGTCAACACCTGCCTGCGCGAACTCGAACCCGGCGAGGACATCCACAAGATCACCTTCCGTGCCCGGCCCACCGCCCGCGCGGTGCGCTACGAACTGTTCACCGCGCTCGGCCTGCCCGGCGAACCACCACGCCACCCCAGCGAATTCGACCGCCTGCTCAAGACCGCACTGGCCGAACACCCCCGCACCTTCCTGGTCGACGAGGCCCAGTGGCTCAGCGGGGAGGCATTCGAATACTTCCGCTACCTGTGGGACGAACCCGCCACACAACTCGCGATCATCTTCGTCGGCGGCGAGGGCTGCCACACCGTGCTGCACCGCGAGCCGATGCTGTCCTCCCGGATCTTCATCTGGCAGCACTTCACCCGCCTCACCCCGAACGAGGTCCTGGAGGTCGTCCCTCTCTTCCACCCCATCTGGCAGGACACCGACCCCGCCGACATCACCTTCGCCGACGAACACGCCGCCCACGGCAACTTCCGCAACTGGGCGAGACTGACCGCCCATCTGCGCACTGCCCTGGCCCGCACGGGGCGCGCACAGGTCGACAGGGAGGTTCTGCGGTGGGCCTTCAGCCGCCTGGGATGACCGCCGGCACGGCGGCCGCACCCAACAGCCCATCGACCGAACACTGCGGGCACCGTGCGAGAGTCCGCACGCTCCCGACACCTGGCCGCCACGACGGCGCCGGCTTCCTCCGTCCGATGAGGGGCTGACGGATGACGCAGGTGATCCGGGACGGCATGTTGTCCCATGCGGTGTTGGTGGAGCGCCTCCTCGCGATCGACGAGGCAGGCCGGCTGCTGGGCCCGCACCGTCACGCCGCGGCGCACCTTGCCCGGGTTCCGGTGAAGACGGTGACACGCTGGCTGTGGCAGGCACGCGACGAACCCCCGCCCCGGACCCCGCCCGCCCGCGCGGGAT is drawn from Streptomyces sp. NBC_01232 and contains these coding sequences:
- a CDS encoding ATP-binding protein codes for the protein MTVPTYQYADLPDACVVATRALLTARENIGDTVAARAMMCIHGGAGFGKTLAVNTCLRELEPGEDIHKITFRARPTARAVRYELFTALGLPGEPPRHPSEFDRLLKTALAEHPRTFLVDEAQWLSGEAFEYFRYLWDEPATQLAIIFVGGEGCHTVLHREPMLSSRIFIWQHFTRLTPNEVLEVVPLFHPIWQDTDPADITFADEHAAHGNFRNWARLTAHLRTALARTGRAQVDREVLRWAFSRLG